Proteins from one Arsenophonus apicola genomic window:
- the mobB gene encoding molybdopterin-guanine dinucleotide biosynthesis protein MobB has product MNKNVIPLLGITAYSGTGKTTLLKKVIPLLGKKNIQVGIIKHTHHDMDIDKPNKDSYQLRQAGAKQTLIACQQRWALMTETPENATLDLTYLANQFDPQQTDLILVEGFKEESIPKIALYRTTTNRPFVDILDQHVIAVASDNKQTTQLLQLDINSPEQIADYVANWLESNKSNDK; this is encoded by the coding sequence ATAAATAAAAATGTAATCCCACTACTGGGAATAACGGCTTATAGTGGCACAGGTAAGACAACGCTATTAAAGAAAGTTATTCCTTTACTTGGTAAAAAGAATATTCAAGTTGGGATCATCAAACATACCCATCACGACATGGACATTGATAAACCTAATAAAGATAGTTACCAATTACGCCAGGCCGGCGCCAAGCAAACATTAATTGCCTGTCAGCAACGTTGGGCATTAATGACAGAAACACCAGAAAACGCTACCCTTGATTTAACTTATTTAGCCAATCAATTTGATCCACAACAGACCGATTTAATTTTAGTTGAAGGATTTAAAGAAGAAAGTATTCCTAAAATTGCGCTATACCGAACGACAACTAACCGTCCCTTTGTGGATATTTTGGATCAACACGTAATAGCAGTTGCAAGTGATAACAAACAGACTACCCAACTTCTACAATTGGATATTAACTCTCCTGAACAGATCGCCGATTATGTAGCCAATTGGTTAGAATCAAATAAAAGCAATGACAAGTAA
- a CDS encoding alpha/beta fold hydrolase, whose translation MGYITTKDKVEIFYKDWGPHDAPVIFFHHGWPLSSDDWDNQMLFFLAQGFRVVAHDRRGHGRSSQVWDGHDMDHYVDDVAAVVNHLGIQKAIHVGHSTGGGEVIHYIARHGEDHVSKAVLISAVTPIMIQSNNNPKGLAKSVFDDMQAKLAANRAQFYYDLPAGPFYGYNRPNAKPSQGIILNWWRQGMMGSAKAHYDCIVALSQTDFTEDLKLTTIPTLVMHSVDDQIVPYESSAPLAAKLLQNGTLKTYTGFPHGMPTTDADTINTELLAFVRS comes from the coding sequence ATGGGATATATAACAACAAAAGATAAAGTTGAAATTTTCTATAAAGACTGGGGGCCACACGATGCTCCAGTGATCTTCTTCCATCATGGCTGGCCATTAAGTTCTGACGATTGGGATAACCAAATGTTATTTTTCTTAGCACAAGGTTTCCGTGTGGTTGCGCATGATCGTCGCGGCCATGGGCGTTCCAGCCAAGTCTGGGATGGACATGATATGGATCATTACGTTGATGATGTTGCCGCTGTAGTGAACCATCTTGGCATACAGAAAGCTATTCATGTAGGCCATTCCACTGGAGGTGGTGAAGTTATTCACTACATCGCTCGACATGGTGAAGATCATGTTTCTAAAGCAGTGCTTATTAGCGCGGTTACTCCAATCATGATACAGAGCAACAATAACCCGAAAGGATTAGCTAAATCTGTTTTCGATGATATGCAGGCTAAGTTAGCCGCTAATCGTGCACAATTCTATTATGACCTCCCGGCTGGACCATTCTATGGTTACAATCGACCAAATGCCAAACCGTCGCAAGGCATTATTTTGAATTGGTGGCGTCAGGGCATGATGGGCAGTGCCAAAGCTCATTATGATTGTATTGTCGCTCTTTCACAGACAGATTTTACCGAAGATTTGAAACTTACTACTATCCCAACTTTAGTAATGCATAGTGTTGATGACCAGATTGTTCCTTATGAATCCTCCGCTCCGTTAGCGGCGAAATTATTACAAAACGGCACGTTGAAAACCTATACAGGTTTTCCACATGGTATGCCTACTACAGATGCGGATACTATTAATACTGAATTATTGGCCTTTGTACGGAGTTAA
- the gorA gene encoding glutathione-disulfide reductase, whose protein sequence is MSEHYNYIAIGGGSGGIASINRAAIYGQKCALIEAKALGGTCVNVGCVPKKIMWYAAQVAEAIQAYGPAYGFNTSINQFDWQKLITNRQSYISRIHQSYELGLSTNNVKVINGFARFIDAHTIEVNGSKLTADHILIATGGRPAWPDIPGAEFGIDSDGFFQLTSLPQRVAVVGAGYIAVELAGVLNALGSETHLFVRQHAPLRHFDPMVVKSLVGIMKNEGLTLHTESIPKAVIKNSDGSLTLQLENGKAQTVDTLIWAIGRKPMTDNLDLDLAGIERDSKGYIKVDKFQNTNVERVYAVGDNTGAVELTPVAVAAGRRLSERLFNNKPDAFLDYTNIPTVVFSHPPIGTVGFTEPQAKEKFGSDKIKVYQSSFVSMYTAVTAHRQPCRMKLVCVGEEEKIVGIHGIGFGMDEILQGFAVALKMGATKQDFDNTVAIHPTAAEEFVTMK, encoded by the coding sequence ATGAGTGAACATTATAATTATATTGCTATTGGTGGTGGTAGCGGTGGAATTGCTTCAATAAATCGTGCGGCTATATATGGCCAAAAATGTGCTCTTATTGAAGCAAAAGCTTTAGGCGGGACTTGTGTTAATGTTGGTTGTGTACCCAAAAAAATCATGTGGTATGCCGCACAAGTTGCAGAAGCGATTCAAGCTTATGGTCCTGCTTATGGTTTTAATACCAGTATTAATCAATTTGATTGGCAGAAATTGATTACTAACCGGCAAAGTTATATTAGTCGTATTCACCAGTCTTATGAACTGGGTTTGAGCACTAATAACGTTAAGGTAATTAATGGATTTGCACGTTTTATTGATGCTCATACCATCGAAGTTAATGGCAGCAAGTTAACTGCAGATCATATTCTAATTGCTACTGGCGGAAGACCTGCTTGGCCTGATATTCCTGGAGCGGAATTTGGGATAGATTCAGATGGTTTTTTCCAATTAACATCATTACCTCAGCGAGTTGCAGTTGTTGGTGCAGGTTATATTGCTGTCGAATTAGCTGGCGTGTTAAATGCTTTGGGTAGTGAGACCCATTTGTTTGTTCGTCAGCATGCGCCTTTGCGTCATTTTGATCCTATGGTGGTTAAATCACTAGTGGGGATCATGAAAAATGAAGGGCTAACATTGCATACTGAATCTATTCCTAAAGCCGTCATTAAAAATTCTGACGGTAGTTTAACTTTACAGTTAGAAAATGGCAAAGCCCAAACTGTTGATACCTTAATCTGGGCAATTGGCCGTAAACCAATGACAGACAATTTGGATCTTGATTTGGCTGGTATAGAACGGGATAGTAAAGGTTATATTAAAGTTGATAAATTCCAAAACACAAATGTAGAAAGAGTGTATGCAGTCGGTGATAATACCGGGGCGGTCGAATTAACCCCAGTTGCAGTAGCGGCTGGCCGTCGATTATCCGAACGTCTATTTAATAATAAACCTGATGCGTTTCTGGATTATACCAATATACCTACAGTGGTATTTAGTCATCCACCAATAGGTACAGTGGGTTTTACCGAACCACAAGCAAAAGAAAAATTTGGTAGCGATAAAATTAAAGTATATCAATCTTCTTTTGTTTCAATGTACACAGCGGTAACGGCTCATCGTCAACCTTGCCGTATGAAGTTAGTTTGTGTTGGTGAGGAAGAGAAAATTGTCGGTATTCATGGTATCGGTTTTGGCATGGATGAAATCTTACAAGGTTTTGCCGTTGCTTTGAAAATGGGCGCCACTAAACAAGATTTTGATAATACCGTGGCAATTCATCCAACGGCAGCAGAAGAGTTTGTTACTATGAAATAA
- a CDS encoding 23S rRNA (adenine(2030)-N(6))-methyltransferase RlmJ — protein MLSYRHSFHAGNHADVLKHIVQSLIIESLKEKETPVLYLDTHAGAGRYQLTTKHAGKTEEYREGIARLWQRDDLPTVLAPYLAVMTKLNAKGELHYYPGSPLLAKFLLREQDKLVLTELHPSDYPLLRSEFAKDKRAQVLRQDGFQQLKSKLPPSSRRGIILIDPSYELKSDYQSVVNAVLEGYKRFATGIYAIWYPVVLRQQVKRMIQGLQNSGMRKILKIELAVRPDSDQRGMTASGMIIINPPWKLEQQIRTLLPWLHKILVPEGIGHTCVEWIVPE, from the coding sequence ATGTTAAGTTATCGTCACAGTTTCCATGCAGGTAATCACGCTGATGTGTTAAAGCATATTGTACAAAGTTTGATTATTGAGTCCCTTAAGGAAAAAGAAACGCCTGTTCTTTATCTTGATACCCACGCTGGAGCTGGTCGTTATCAATTAACAACTAAGCATGCTGGTAAGACGGAAGAATATCGTGAGGGAATTGCGCGTTTATGGCAAAGAGATGATTTGCCGACAGTATTAGCTCCTTACCTAGCAGTAATGACTAAACTTAATGCTAAAGGTGAGCTTCATTATTATCCAGGATCGCCATTATTGGCTAAGTTTTTGTTACGCGAACAGGATAAATTGGTATTGACTGAATTACATCCTAGTGATTATCCCTTACTGCGATCAGAATTTGCAAAAGATAAGCGAGCACAAGTTTTACGCCAAGATGGCTTTCAACAGTTAAAATCTAAGTTACCGCCATCAAGTCGTCGAGGCATTATTTTGATTGATCCATCTTACGAATTAAAATCAGATTATCAGTCCGTCGTTAACGCGGTTTTAGAAGGTTATAAACGGTTTGCTACAGGAATTTACGCTATTTGGTATCCAGTAGTTTTGCGCCAGCAAGTTAAGCGAATGATCCAAGGACTGCAAAATAGTGGGATGCGTAAAATACTAAAGATTGAGTTAGCCGTGCGTCCAGATAGCGATCAACGAGGCATGACGGCTTCGGGTATGATCATCATTAATCCACCTTGGAAACTGGAACAGCAAATCCGTACATTATTACCATGGTTACATAAAATTTTAGTACCAGAAGGAATAGGCCATACCTGCGTAGAGTGGATTGTACCGGAATAA
- a CDS encoding DUF1090 domain-containing protein, which yields MRKIPLSICCIGVMLASYSVYASQQINLCEIKKQKLQTEIEYAKKHGNKHRLDGLEKALKNLQHNCTSESVYQKNKNEVEKKRLKVKEREVDLKAAQTKGDKNKISKQQQKLQQAKTELRQAEETLKASK from the coding sequence ATGAGAAAAATACCATTATCAATATGTTGTATTGGGGTTATGCTTGCTAGTTACTCAGTATATGCTAGCCAACAAATAAATCTCTGTGAAATAAAAAAACAAAAATTACAGACCGAAATCGAATATGCTAAAAAACATGGTAATAAACATCGCCTTGATGGATTAGAAAAAGCGTTAAAAAATTTACAACATAATTGTACATCTGAATCTGTGTATCAAAAAAATAAAAATGAAGTTGAGAAAAAACGCTTAAAAGTCAAAGAACGTGAAGTTGACTTAAAAGCCGCGCAAACAAAAGGCGATAAGAATAAAATTAGTAAGCAGCAACAAAAACTACAACAAGCCAAAACTGAACTTCGTCAGGCAGAGGAAACATTGAAAGCAAGCAAATAA